CTGCGCAACTTTGAACTGACCCGGGTGGTGCCTCCGCCTCAGCCGCCGGGAGCGATGAAACGCGCTGAATTGGAGGACCTGCACTTTGTTCACGGGTGCTACAAAGCGTTCGGGCAGGAAACCCACAGCGACCCCACCAGCCTGCCCGTTGAGGACATCGCCCGCCGCGCAGTGACGGAAGGCCGGGTGTTTCTGTGGATCGACAAGGAGCCCGTCGCGCAGGCGGGCGTGATGGGCTCCACCCCCAACGGTTCACGCGTTGGTGCGGTCTACACCCCCCACGCCCATCGGACCCGCGGCTACGCGACGGCCCTGGTGGCGGCACTCTCGCAACACATGCTCGACCGGGGCAGCAGATTCTGCTTTCTCTTCACCGACCTGGCGAATCCCGTCTCGAACTCGATCTATCCGAAGGTCGGCTACCGGCCGGTGGCGGACTATCGCGACATCGACTTCGTCAAGTCCTGACATCGACCGGACGCGATCATGCGATGATGGTCCGATGGCCAAACCCACCAAAAAGAAAGCCCTTGCTCTCTCCCAGGTCTATCGTCTGATCGAGCCCGGTCCGGTGGTGCTGGTCTCGACCCGGGAGGGAGGGAAAGACAACATCATGGCCATGTCGTGGCACATGATGGTGGACTTCGAGCCGCCGATCCTGGCCTGCGTCATCAGCAACCGCGGGCGCACCTTCGCCATGGTGCGGAAGACCCGGGAACTGGTGATCAACATTCCCACCGTGAAACTGGCCCGAAAGGTGGTGGCGTGCGGCAATGCTTCGGGACGTTTCGTGGACAAATTCCGCGTGATCGGTCTGACCCCGTCCCCTGCAGCGAAGGTGCGGGCGCCGCTGATTGCCGAATGCTTCGCCAATCTGGAATGCAAGGTGATCGACGCGACCATGGCGGCGAAATACAACATCTTCATCGTCGAAGTGGTCAAGGCCTGGATCGACCGCTCGCAAACGCATCCCCGCACCATCCATCACCAGGGGCGCGGAGTGTTCATCGTTGACGGCCGGACTTTCAAACTGCCATCGCGGATGAAATAGCATTTCCCGCCGGGCGGGTCACTTGCTTGCGGCGATGTTGAGTCGATCCAATGCGGCAAGGACGGTGGGATGGACGGAGAGTTCCTGGGGTTGAAGGTGGGTCAATTCGCATTCATGCAGGTCGATGCGCCCGTCATGGCTGCCCATTTCCTTGCGCAGCAATCCAAGAAACCGCGACGCTGCGAAAATGCAGATGTGCTCGGATGCATGCTTCTTTGCCGCGTCCTTGAGCCAGGTGCCGACCTCGCGGGCAAACCGAAGGTTCTCCTCATCCTTCTCGTGACCGAAGGAGCCGGAGTGCTGGACCGAATTCGTTTTTGAACCACCCCCAAGCGTGTTCGGCCGGTGCATCTCGTGGGAGTTTTCCCAGGTGTTCTGGGTGGAATTCTTCTTCTCGATGTGCCAGCGCTTTCCGGGAACCATCGTGCACGAGAACAGGGTCGCATGCCGCTCGTCGACCGTGGCGATCCAGTGAAGATGCTGCCTGGCGTTTCCGATATGCGATGTTGTTTCCATGCCGCCATCGTAGCGGTTCAGATCTCGCCATTCCCAGTGATCAAGGACTTATTCGAATTATTCCGTGCTCAGGCGTAGACGAGGGTCTTGAATCCGCCAACGAGCATTCGCTTCATGTCGAAGGGCAGGTTGTTGGGATCGCACATCGCATGGCAACGCGGGTCCTTCATGACCTTGGCGTTCACGCGGTCACGCTGCGCCCTCGACTTGTAGACGATGTACGCAAAAACCACGGTGTCGCCGGGCTTCGCCTTGATCTGCTTCGGAAAAGGAACGCCGAACTTCACGTTCAGGTCGTCGCCGATGCATTCGCGGTATTCGATCGCTCCGTGTTCGGTGAAGATCTTGCTGGCCTTCTGCGCCATTCGGCGGTAGGCGGGAAGCTTCTTCTTCGGAACCGGCAGCACGTATCCATCGACGTAGTGAGCCATAGTGCTCTGTCCTTTCGTGTTGAGGGAGTTGGAAGTATCGATTCAGGGTGTGACGATGACCATCCAGCCGATGCCGAAACGGTCGGTGAGCATGCCGAATCGCGGCGACCAGAAGGTCTTGCCCAGCGGCATCGTCACCTTTCCGCCGGCGGAAAGCGCGGCGAAGGTGCGGTCCGCCTCGGCGACCGTGGGCACCGAGAGCGTGAGCGAGAATCCGTCGTATTTCTGTCCATTCGAGCAGCCATCCGAGGCATGCACGACCGATGGTCCGACGCGGAAGGTGGCGTGCATGACCTTGTGCTCGAATCCCGGAGCCAGGATGCCGGGCGGCATCGGTTCGGGGCTGTCCTTGAACAGCTTGACGAGGTCCACCTGGGCGCCGATCGCGGTGCGGTAGAACTCAAGCGCCTCCTCGCAGCGGCCGCCGAAAAAGAGATAGGGCTGGACATGCGTTCCGGTCGCGATGGCGCCGGGCTTGATCGTCGTGGTCATGACTTCAATTTACCCTGCTCGATCAAATCGACAAGCGCGCCCGGCGCAGACCTTCTGCCGCCCGTGCGGTCCGCGGCCTATTTCGCGATCTTGCGGCGGCTCTTGCCGTTCTTCGCGGCGGGACGCTTCGCGGCCATGTCGGCCTTGGCGCGGGCCATCTTGAAATCATCCCAGGCGCCGTTGAGCGTCTTTGTAAAGGAGAGCAGGTCCTTCACCTCGACCTTGGGCATCGCCTTGTAGCGCTCCGAGATCAGGGAGACGATCGCCATGTAGTTCCGCTTGTTGAAAGCGGCCTTCTTGAGCTTGCCGGTCTTCTGCACTATCTCCTTCTCCGCCTTCTTCATCCAGTCCGCCGTGCTCTGGCGGTGCTGGCGGGCCTTCTTGCTGCCCCAGTAGTAATAGGCGGCGCCAAGGGCCGCCGCGGCGCCGGCCGCCGCTCCGGCGATCTCCAGCTTGGTGGTGGTGGTCATGGCGCGCTTCGTGGACGATTTCTTTGCGGTTTTTTTCATGGCAGTGCTTCCTTCTTCTTTCGGATTCGTTTTGACGGGAACCAAGTTTTCCAGATCTTGAGCAAGCGGAAGTACTGACCGGCTTCCTTCGCTTCTTCTTTGATTTTCTGCCTGAGGTGGATGATGTCCTTGGACAATGCCGTGGTGCCGACCAGCATGAGATCGGAGATGTCCCGGACGTTCTTCAGGATCCGCACCAGGAAGTAGAGCGCGACCGCCATGATGACACTCAGGCCGACCACCGCGACCGCGGTGATGATGAAAAAGACATTCGTCTGCAGAACCTGATTCATGTTGTGACCATGGCATTGGAAATCGCTGTACGCGGGCCGAAGCCCGGCATTTCCAAATCGAGACGGGAGATCCGTGAACCCATCCTAAGTTGACTTGGGCGACCTGTGTGACTTCGTCGGACCTATTTGATTTATGCCGCCGATCACGCAATCGGAGTATTCCGGTTGAATCGCCACTTTCCTTCCCATGTGACAATGCCGGACTCATGCCTTGGCATGAATCCGGCATCCACTCGATGAAGCCAGGCGGGCTTCGTCACCGCACCGCGCTGTGCCGACGCCTGCGTGCGAGCACGCCACACAAGCCGATCACCATCGCAGCGCCTGGCGCCGGGATAACGCTGCAGGTGGTGTCAATGGCATTCGAATCCAGGGTGACCGCGCCGTCGATCGCCAATGCCCTGCCCATCAGGATGCTTGCATTGGTGTTCATGGTGATGCTGGCTTGGGCCAGAATGCTTCCCATGAACGCCGTGCCGGTTCCCAGGGTTGCGGAACTGCCGACCTGCCAATAGACGTTGCAGCCGTCCGCACCATTGATTCCCACGACCGAGGCGGAGCTGGCGGTGATGAGCGTGCTGCCGATGCGGAAAATGAATTCCGCATTGGCATTGCCCTGGCCATCCAGCGTCAGGACGACATTATTCAGGGCCGCCGAGGTCGAGAAGAAGTACACGCCGGGCGTCAAGGTCAATCCACCCAGGTTCTGCCCGGTCAGATTGGTATTGAACGCCATGCCGCTGAATGCGGCGAACGCCGACACCGTATCGTTGTGGGCCGCCTGAGCGACGGCATCGCCCGCGTGAATCGCGCCTCCGGTGACAATTCCGGGCCCAAAGCCCGTCACCGCTGTCCCCGGCCAGACGCCGAGATTGCCAATGACGGTTGTGAGTCCCGTGTTGGTCACGGTGGAGCCGCCCAGGACTCCGAACGACGCCGCGGAGTTCAAATAGTCCGCATGGGCCGCCGAGGGGGTGAACGCCGCCAGAAGTGACATCGCGCCAAAAATAGAGTAAATAACCTTGAATTTGACATTCATGTTCGCACCAAATCTCTCTGTATTGAAAGGGAGTAAGAAAACTACTTGATCCGAAACGGGAACTTCAGAAAAGTGGGCGACCGATTATTCGATCTGCCGCAAGACACCTTATCCACATTATTTCTGTAATGTGGCCTTCGCCCATAATTATTCAAAATACTCAATTTATTCTATTATTGAGTTTATTCCGACCTGCCCGGGGATTCGCTGAAATGGCACAAAGGTGCCTTGATTCCATTTAATCCTCGTCGAGATCGGTCTGCTCGATCGGGCGCGAGATGGTGTAGCGGCCATCGATCCAGCGGCCCAGATCCACTTCGCGGCAGCGCTTGGAGCAGAAGGGCTTGAATTCGCCCAGAAAAGGCACGGCCGCGCCGCAGATCGCGCAGGGCCGGGCGCGCATCGACACCCGGAGCCCTTCGACGAAATCCGGCATGGCCTCGACGACGATCTGCCGATCCGTCGGGCTGGTGGCGGTCAATCGAACCTGAATCGACTCGCCGGGCAGCTCGCCCTCGACCTTCTCCGCCCACTCGATGGCCGCCACGCTGTCCGGGGCGCCGATCTCCAGCCCACTGTCGCGCAACTGCTGGGGATTGGAGAGTCGGTAGGCGTCGACATGGACCAAATCGATCCGCGAGCCGCGGTAGCGCTGCAGCAGGATGAAGGTCGGGCTGCTGACCTGACGCTCGTCGCATCCAAGTCCGACGGCAAGCCCGCGGACGAAACAGGTCTTGCCCGCCCCCAGATCGCCGCGCAGCGCGATGGTCTCCCCGCCGACCAGCAGCGTGGCCAGCTTGGCGGCGACCTCCTCGGTCTGTGCATGGGAGTGGGTTTCGATTTCAAAAGACTTCATGAGGTGCGTTCCTTCGCCAAGTCTAATTCACTCGAAGCGCTGCACGGACTTTGGGAGGTCATGCGTCATGCCAGCGCCCCAGTGTCGAGACATCCACGGCTTGATTGCGGCGAGTGCAAACCAACGCGGGCGCACCCTTGCTCGGCATAGCCTTCATCGAGCCGACGCGAGTGACCGTGGTGTTGCCGGGGCCGATCGTTGCCGGAACCGGCGTTCCCCCCGCCACCGCAAAGAGCAGCTCGTAATCCTCGCCATCGCCCAGGGCGCCTCGCCAGGCGTTCTCCTGAGTGTGCTTCTTCACGCACGCCTGCGAACATGGAAGGCGCTCCACCTCGATGACCGCTTGAAGCCCGCCGGCACGGGCGAAGCGCTCGCCGTCGCAGGCCAGCCCATCGGAGAGATCCATCATGGCGTGCAGATTGGCGCCCAGCAGCCGGGCCAAAGCGTGGGCTTCGGCAACCCGTGGCTCAAAGGTGAAGTGATGACCCCCGCCATCCGCATCAAGCGATCCGCCGAGCGAGCCCGTGACATAGAGATCGTCGCCCGCCTTGGCGCCGCAGCGAAGGATGGGCTTCACGCCCGGCAGCGGCTCCGCGAGCACCGTGACCGCGATCGTCAGCGGACCGTCGCCGGCATGGACGCTGGTATCACCGCC
This portion of the Planctomycetota bacterium genome encodes:
- a CDS encoding GNAT family N-acetyltransferase — its product is MRVIRHSDARSFLDCAEAFLTEREARHNLPLAIARQCRMDPSRYPGPNYFAVVQDGAKLSGVALMTPPHRLQVFAPPGPAVDALVEDLSSGPIHPPGSHGPSDSTEAFAKAWCSRHGLKAQVKLNLRNFELTRVVPPPQPPGAMKRAELEDLHFVHGCYKAFGQETHSDPTSLPVEDIARRAVTEGRVFLWIDKEPVAQAGVMGSTPNGSRVGAVYTPHAHRTRGYATALVAALSQHMLDRGSRFCFLFTDLANPVSNSIYPKVGYRPVADYRDIDFVKS
- a CDS encoding flavin reductase family protein; the encoded protein is MAKPTKKKALALSQVYRLIEPGPVVLVSTREGGKDNIMAMSWHMMVDFEPPILACVISNRGRTFAMVRKTRELVINIPTVKLARKVVACGNASGRFVDKFRVIGLTPSPAAKVRAPLIAECFANLECKVIDATMAAKYNIFIVEVVKAWIDRSQTHPRTIHHQGRGVFIVDGRTFKLPSRMK
- a CDS encoding host attachment protein, producing the protein METTSHIGNARQHLHWIATVDERHATLFSCTMVPGKRWHIEKKNSTQNTWENSHEMHRPNTLGGGSKTNSVQHSGSFGHEKDEENLRFAREVGTWLKDAAKKHASEHICIFAASRFLGLLRKEMGSHDGRIDLHECELTHLQPQELSVHPTVLAALDRLNIAASK
- a CDS encoding DUF1428 domain-containing protein → MAHYVDGYVLPVPKKKLPAYRRMAQKASKIFTEHGAIEYRECIGDDLNVKFGVPFPKQIKAKPGDTVVFAYIVYKSRAQRDRVNAKVMKDPRCHAMCDPNNLPFDMKRMLVGGFKTLVYA
- a CDS encoding VOC family protein; this translates as MTTTIKPGAIATGTHVQPYLFFGGRCEEALEFYRTAIGAQVDLVKLFKDSPEPMPPGILAPGFEHKVMHATFRVGPSVVHASDGCSNGQKYDGFSLTLSVPTVAEADRTFAALSAGGKVTMPLGKTFWSPRFGMLTDRFGIGWMVIVTP
- a CDS encoding DUF3494 domain-containing protein, which encodes MNVKFKVIYSIFGAMSLLAAFTPSAAHADYLNSAASFGVLGGSTVTNTGLTTVIGNLGVWPGTAVTGFGPGIVTGGAIHAGDAVAQAAHNDTVSAFAAFSGMAFNTNLTGQNLGGLTLTPGVYFFSTSAALNNVVLTLDGQGNANAEFIFRIGSTLITASSASVVGINGADGCNVYWQVGSSATLGTGTAFMGSILAQASITMNTNASILMGRALAIDGAVTLDSNAIDTTCSVIPAPGAAMVIGLCGVLARRRRHSAVR
- the tsaE gene encoding tRNA (adenosine(37)-N6)-threonylcarbamoyltransferase complex ATPase subunit type 1 TsaE, with protein sequence MKSFEIETHSHAQTEEVAAKLATLLVGGETIALRGDLGAGKTCFVRGLAVGLGCDERQVSSPTFILLQRYRGSRIDLVHVDAYRLSNPQQLRDSGLEIGAPDSVAAIEWAEKVEGELPGESIQVRLTATSPTDRQIVVEAMPDFVEGLRVSMRARPCAICGAAVPFLGEFKPFCSKRCREVDLGRWIDGRYTISRPIEQTDLDED
- the thiL gene encoding thiamine-phosphate kinase, whose protein sequence is MTADPSKPGDRFVEEDLLAHIRSTVAGGSHVTIGPGDDMALIQVPGGEVLAATDLLVEGRHFLNSATPAQIGRKAVARNISDVAAMAARPVALLAACVLPRGVTPQWARQLVDAIEAAARHFKSPLIGGDTSVHAGDGPLTIAVTVLAEPLPGVKPILRCGAKAGDDLYVTGSLGGSLDADGGGHHFTFEPRVAEAHALARLLGANLHAMMDLSDGLACDGERFARAGGLQAVIEVERLPCSQACVKKHTQENAWRGALGDGEDYELLFAVAGGTPVPATIGPGNTTVTRVGSMKAMPSKGAPALVCTRRNQAVDVSTLGRWHDA